The DNA window AGCAACGGGCAGCAGGCAGCGGGCAGCGGGCAGCAGGCGACGGGTGGCGTGCGACAGGTAGCAGGCGGCCCGGCCCCTGGCGCGGCGATTTGGCAGCCTCAACCGCAGTGGGAGCCAACGGCTTGCCGGCTATATATGCACGGTTCCCCAGTCACGGCTCGCGCCTCGTTCCGTCTCGGAGTGTCTGCTGTTTGTCTCGCCGGTTTCGAAATTCTCCCAGCAAATCAGCACATTGCAATACACCCGCGAGGCACTTGCGAGGCATTCCGAAAGCGAACGAGGCGCCCGCGCTGAGCCCCCAACCATCGATATATACCTGGCTCCTTGCGGCCTCAGCCGCGGCCGGCAGCGGGCGGCCTCGGCTGGCCAAAGTAATCTGGCAGCCTCAACCGCATGGCAGCCGACACTTGCTGGCTATATATGCATGGTTCCCCGGTTACGGCTCGCGCCTCGTCCGGTCTCGGAGTGTCTGCTGGTTGTCTCGCCGGTTTCGAAATTCCTCCAGCAAATCAGCACATTGCAATACACCCGCGAGGCACTTGCGAGGCATTCCGAAAGCGAACGAGGCACCCGCGCTGAGCCCCCAACCATCGATATATACCTGGCTCCTTGCGGCCTCAGCCGCGGCCGGCAGCGGGCGGCGGGCTGCCTCGGCTGGCGAAAGTAATCTGGCAGCCTCAACCGCATGGCAGCCGACACTTGCTGGCTATATATGCATGGTTCCCCGGTCACGGCTCGCGCCTCATTCGGTCTCGGAGTGTCTGCTGGTTGTCTCGCCGGTTTCGAAATTCCTCCAGCAAATCAGCACATTGCAATACACCCGCGAGGAACTTGCGAGGCATTCCGAAAGCGAACGAGGCACCCGCGCTGAGCCCCAACCATCGATATATACCCGGCTCCTTGCGGCCTCGGCCGGCGGCGGACACATGATGCAGCATGAGGACGGCAGGCGACGGGGGCAGGCAGCAGGCAGCAGGCAGCAGGCAGCAGGCAGCGGGCAGCGGGCAGCAGGCGGCAGGTGGCAGGTGGGCTCGACCATATTGCTGTGGCAACGTGGCACCTTCAATAACTGCCCCGACACTTGCCCGCCCTATGGACAGGGGCGCCCAGTTCCAGCTTGCGCCTCGTTCAGTCTCGGGCCGGCTCTTTTCTGGCTCGCCGATTTTGCATTTTCTCGGCTGAACCAGCGCCTTGTTGCACACCAGCGAGCACTTGCGAGGAATCTGAGTACTTGCGAGGCGTTTCGAAAGGCATCCGGGACGCCAGTCCAGGCATCCAACCATCGATACAACCGGATTCGGACGGCATGGCATATGGCACAGCTACCGCAAGCAGCACCCTAGCACGGCATCACGCCAGCACGGCAGCACGGCATCACGCCAGCACGGCAGCACGATTAAATGGCTGCGCGACCGGCAAGCCGCAGCCATCGGCTCTACCGTGGCACGCTGGCGGCCAGTGCAGGCGACACAACGCCGGTCCAGCCCGCGTTCATGCCAGCCGGGCTGGCTGGGCCGGCAGGCCCGGCGAAGCGGCCACGCAGACCCGGTCGCGCCCGCCATGTTTGGCGGCATACATCGCCGTGTCGGCGGCCTGCATCAGCGACTCGGGGCTGTCGCCATGGACCGGGAACGCGGCCACGCCGAACGAGGCGGAGGGCTCAGCACGTCCTTGTTGACGGTGAGGTTCAGGGCCCGGATGTCCTGGCGCAGGCGCTCGGCACGGCTGGCCGCGATCTCCAGCGTGCAGTCCGGCAGCAGCACGACCAGTTCCTCGCCGCCGTAGCGGCACGCCACGTCGCTGCCGCGGATCGATTGCAGCAGCACGCGGCCCACGTGGCGCAGCAGCAGGTCGCCGGCCTCGTGGCCGAACGTGTCGTTGACGCGCTTGAAGTGGTCGAGGTCCAGCATGATCAGGGCCAGCGGCACGTCGCGGCGCTCGGCGCGCGCCAGTTCCCGCTTCAGTGTCTCGTCCAGGTAGCGCCGGTTGTACAACTGCGTCAGCGGATCGATCACGGACTGGTGCCGCAACGAGGCGCGCAACTGCACGTTCGACAGCGCCAGCGCCACCTGTTCGCCCAGCTGCAGGATCCACGTGCGTTCTGTGGCGCTGTCGTCCTGGCCGAGCGCCATCCCTTCGGCCGTGATGAAGCCGATGACGTTGCCCTGCGTGACCAGCGGCAGGCAGATGCGCGGCAGCCGTGAGCCGGCCTGCGCCACGTGGCGGCAGGTGAGAGTGCCTTCATTGCCCAGCGTGAAATGCTGGGCACCCTTGCGCAGGGCCCAGCAGTCGAGCGGCTCGACGACGTCGGGATCGCTGGCGCTGCCCCAGGTTGCCTTGCGTTCGAGCACGTCGCGGGAATGGCGGTACAGGTACATCGAGCCGGACAACGCCGGCAGCAGCTGGCCGAAGTACAGCGCCACGATCTGCGCGCCTTCGTCCAGCGTTTCGGCCAGTTCCAGCGCGTGCAGCATCTCGCCGCCGCTTTGCAGCTGGACGTTGCGCCGTTCGGCCATGTCGGCCGTGAGCCGCAGCTGGCGGGATACTTCATTGGCATGTTGCTCGGCCTTGCGGCGCTGCGACAGCGCATTGCTGCCGACCGCGCCCATGAGGACCAGCAGCACGATATCGATGACGGTGGCCACGCTCGAGACATTCGCGGCAAGACGGGAGCGCGCGGCAAGCTCATCGCGCAGCGTGGTCCGGTAACGGCGATAGGCCGCCTCCTGCGTGCCGATCAGGACCCGCAGCCGGTCCATGTACTGCTTGCCGCGCCCCGTGTCGACGAGCGCCCCCGCGGCGACGCCGCCCTGCGCCGAGCGCACGCGCACAACGTCGCGCATGTAGGCGACCTTTGTTTCGGACAGGCGGGCGATCTCTTCCAGCGCCTTTCGTTCGGCGGCCGGTATCTTGTCCGCGGCCAGCGCCTGCTTCAGCGAAGGGAGCGCCCGCAGGGCGTCGTAATAGGGTACGAGGAATTCCTGCCGGCCGGTGATGACGTAGCCCCGCTGGGCCGCCTCGGCGTCGCTCAGGTAGTTGAGCAGCACCCCATATTCGCGTTCGCGCGTGGTGGTGGTATCCAGCTCTTCCATCACCCTGGTCACGCTCGCGGCGAGAAAATGGGACACCAGTGCAATGCCGGACATGAAGACGATGATGCAGGCGGCCGCTATCTTGAGTTTTGTTTCGACACGCATGTAGGGTGGACGCTCTCTCACGGGCGAAAGCGCTCACTGTAGCAAAAAGGCCGGCACAAGAGCGCCGGCCCGCGGCATCCCCTGCTACCCGTGTTCAGGCCGCCGTGTTCACGCGCTGATCCTGAACTCGCCGACCAGCGCCACCAGCGTGGCCGCCTGCTGTTCGAGACTCTCGGCCGCGGCGGCTGCTTCCTCCACGAGCGCGGCGTTCTGCTGCGTCACGCCATCCATCTGCACGATGGCCTGGTTGACCTGGCCGATACCACCGCTCTGCTCGGCGCCCGCCGCGGCGATCTCCGCGATGATGGACGCCACCTGGCGCACGCTGGCAACGACGCCGTCCATGGTGGCGCCGGCATCCTTCACCAGCGCGCTGCCGCGGTGCACCTGCGCGGCGGAGTCGCCGATCAGGGCCTTGATTTCCTTGGCCGCGCTGGCGCTGCGCTGCGCCAGCGTGCGCACTTCGCTGGCCACGACCGCGAAGCCGCGGCCCTGTTCGCCCGCCCGCGCCGCCTCCACGGCCGCGTTCAGGGCCAGGATATTGGTCTGGAAGGCGATGCTGTCGATCACGGCGATGATGTCCACCACCTTGCTCGACGACGCGTCGATCGCCGCCATGGTATCGACCACCTGGGCCACCACGGCACCGCCCCGCAGCGCCACGTCCGAAGCGTTGTCCGCCAGCTGGCGCGCCTGGGCGGCGTTGTCCGAGTTCTGGCGCACGCTGCCGGTCAGCTGTTCCATCGACGCCGCCGTTTCCTCCAGCGCGCTGGCCTGCTGCTCGGTGCGGGCCGACAGGTCGGCGTTGCCCTGCCGGATCTCGGCGCTGGCCGTGGCCACGCTGGTGGAACTGTCGCGCACCCGGGCCAGCACGTTCTCGATCTTGGCGATGAAGCTGTTGAAGCCCGTGGCGATCACGGCCAGTTCGTCGCTGCCCCGCACGGTCAGCCGCGCGGACAGGTCGGCATTGCCGCTTGCCAGTTGCGTCATCGCGCCGGCCAGCGTGCGCAGCGGCCGTGTCATGCGGCGCAGCACCGTCACCATGGCGATCGCGGCGACCAGCGCGCAGAGCGCCGAGGCCGCCAGCGTGTACATCAGCTGCTCGCGTGCCGGCGCGGTCGCGACCTGTTCCGGGAAGGACAAGCGCACGGCCCACGGTGCGACGTCGGCGTGCAACCGCACGGGTTGCAGCAGGTGCACGACGCCATCGGCGTCATACTCGAAAGGCTTGCCGGCGCGGATGGCTTCCAGCGCCGCGGCCGGCATGTCATTGGCCTGCTTGCCGTTACGCTCGAGCACCGGATGGCTGGCATACAGGCCGCCATTCGAGATCAGCGCCAGCTCCGCGCCCTCGATCGTCTTCATTTCGGCCAGGATACCCGTCAGTTTCGTCAGCATGAAGTCGCCGGTGACCACGCCGCGCACACCGTCCTTGGTGACGATCGGCGCCACCAGCGAGGCGATCAGCACGTCCTTGCCGTTCACGGGATAGGCATACGGTTCCGAGAAATAGCGCTTGCCGGTTTTCTTCGGCACGTCGTACCAGTCGTTGCCGCCCGGCGTGGTGGTGAATTCGATCGGTACCACGTTCACGCCGCCACCTTCCGCGCGGGTGAAATAGGGCATGTGGCGCCCGGTGGCATCGAAGCGGGGCTTCTGGCCGGCGAACTCGGCGTCCCTGCCGTCCAGCGCGTTCGGTTCCATCGTGGCGGACGTGCCCACCAGGTCTTCCGTGCCCAGCAGCACGGCCTTCGTGAAACTGTCCACCTGGTCACGGTTCGGCGCGTGCCCGTTGGCCAGCGTATTGCCCAGGCCACCGGCCAGCGTCGCCACGGCGGTCAGGTTGCTGCCCAGGCGCCCCTGCATCGCCGCGGCAGCTTCGGCAGCGGTGGTGTGCGCCAGGCGCATCGCCGCTTCGTGCGCCGTGTCGCGGCCGCGGATGCCCGTCACCGTAGCGGTGATGGCGAGGCTGATGATCACGAGAGCGGTGGCGGCGAGGGTGATGCGGGCGTTGAGCGACAGGGTGCCGCGCGACGGTTTGATGATTGCGAGGTTCATAGACGACTCCGGAAACGGATGGTGAATATATCCAGGCGGCAATAGTAACGTTGGCTGGCGAAGGCATGCCGGCCTGGTCCCGAACCGGCATGCATTTCGACAGGCACTGCGTCGCCCACGCAACAGAACGACGGTTTTGCGTTAATTCGGATACAACGTGTTGTCAACTGTGCAGTACTGTGGTTATTGCTCGGCGGCACGGTCCCGCCGCATGTGCGGGCACTATCTTATAATCAGCCTTGCAATGACCTTTGCACTCATTTGCACTCAGCTTGCAATCAGCCGTGACTTTTGGCCTCAGCCTTCTTGGGCCGGCACGGAGCCGGCACCTTCACTTGAATTCGATTATGGACACAGAAGCACAGTCACGGCGCGCGCGCCGCAAGCCGGCGCGCCGGATTTCCACCGGCGTCCCGGGCCTGGATGACATCCTCGGCGGCGGGCTCACCGCCGAGCGCGTCTACCTTGTCGAAGGCTCGCCCGGCTCGGGCAAGACGACACTGGGCCTGCAATTCCTGCTCGACGGCACCGCGCGGGGCGAGCGGGGCCTGTACATCACGCTCTCCGAGACAACGGACGAGCTCGATGCGGTCGCCGAAAGCCACGGCTGGACGATCGACGACATCGACATCTTCGAACTGGCCGACGAGACCGTGCTCGACCCGGGCGCGCAGCAGTCCGTGCTGCATGCTTCCGAGGTGGAACTGGGCGAGACCACCCGGGGCGTGCTGGAGCGCGTCGACCTGGTGCGGCCGGCGCGCGTCGTGTTCGACAGCCTGTCCGAGCTGCGCCTGCTGGCGCAGAATCCGCTGCGCTACCGCCGGCAGATCCTCGCCCTCAAGCAGTTCTTTTCCGTGCGCGCCTGCACCGTGCTGCTGCTGGACGACAAGACCAGCCAGTCGGACCAGCACCTGCACAGCATCTCGCACGGCGTGATCAGCCTTGAACAGATCGCCCAGGAATTCGGCAAGGAGCGCCGGCGCGTCAACATCATCAAGATGCGCGGCATGAAGTTCCGCGGCGGCTACCACGACTATGTGCTGGACACCGGCGGCATCCGCATGTTTCCG is part of the Pseudoduganella lutea genome and encodes:
- a CDS encoding methyl-accepting chemotaxis protein — its product is MNLAIIKPSRGTLSLNARITLAATALVIISLAITATVTGIRGRDTAHEAAMRLAHTTAAEAAAAMQGRLGSNLTAVATLAGGLGNTLANGHAPNRDQVDSFTKAVLLGTEDLVGTSATMEPNALDGRDAEFAGQKPRFDATGRHMPYFTRAEGGGVNVVPIEFTTTPGGNDWYDVPKKTGKRYFSEPYAYPVNGKDVLIASLVAPIVTKDGVRGVVTGDFMLTKLTGILAEMKTIEGAELALISNGGLYASHPVLERNGKQANDMPAAALEAIRAGKPFEYDADGVVHLLQPVRLHADVAPWAVRLSFPEQVATAPAREQLMYTLAASALCALVAAIAMVTVLRRMTRPLRTLAGAMTQLASGNADLSARLTVRGSDELAVIATGFNSFIAKIENVLARVRDSSTSVATASAEIRQGNADLSARTEQQASALEETAASMEQLTGSVRQNSDNAAQARQLADNASDVALRGGAVVAQVVDTMAAIDASSSKVVDIIAVIDSIAFQTNILALNAAVEAARAGEQGRGFAVVASEVRTLAQRSASAAKEIKALIGDSAAQVHRGSALVKDAGATMDGVVASVRQVASIIAEIAAAGAEQSGGIGQVNQAIVQMDGVTQQNAALVEEAAAAAESLEQQAATLVALVGEFRISA